The Fusarium musae strain F31 chromosome 10, whole genome shotgun sequence DNA window GCTCATCCAACGACATAGCGATCTGCTCACCCATCGGTACCAAGCACCTCGCCAGAGTCTTGTaatccttcatcatcaatcgaACGGTGACCATCATGTAGTCAATATCGTGGAAGACAAGGGCGTGCTGTGATGCGTAGGTGTGTTTTGTCTTCTGGAAAGAGACAGGGTGCTCGCGCCAGTGACGAAGAGGGTTGAGGTGATGAGAGGTGTGATAACCGTCGTTGTAGCAGAAGCGGTTGCTCTGTTAATAGTTAGTACGCGTTCGTTAGTGATAATTTGAGTTCAAACTTACAGCAACGTCGATCAGTGTAATACTGGATCGGTAATCAGAGTCGggatcaacatcgtcaacaaaGGCATGTTGACCCCAGTTACCCGCCATCAAGccgagacgaagaagaagcagcggCATGAGGAAGACACAGATGGTGGCGTTTCTGTGTAGGTTGAACATGGTGATGAGGAAAGCATAGTTGGAAAACTCCCAGAAGCCAGCCTTCAAGCCAGTCATAACCTTGCCATTTCGGATGAAGTAGATGGGAAGATCAGCccagacgaggaagaagaatcgACCGACGTAGTGAAGGAAGTGAAGAAGGCTGTCTCGCTGGTACCGGATAGTCGATGACAGATCGTTGGGTCCATTGCCCTCAACGTGATGATGCTTGACGTGGTGATAGAAGTAAGAGTTCCAAGTATGTCCCATCAAAGGATCAAGGACATATGGAAACAGATGATCAAAGATGGCAAATTTCTTGTCCAAAACACCTCTCATGTGAATATGCTGATGCATCAGCAAAGTATACGCTCCCATATAAGAGAATTGCATAACAAAGTGAAGAACACCATGAATCCACGTGAAATTCGTGAACAAAAAGATGGCACTGGGAATCGTGGTCGAGAAGTAAAGAAGCAGATGCGTAAGCATAATGACATCAGTCTCAACCCTCACAATAGATCGCGCCAGGCGAATATAAGGTCTCAGCACGGTCTTCTCCAGGAACAATGGTAGCTTGATTTGATCAATGTCCCAATTGGTCGTGACGCTTGGTTCAAAGTACGCATCTTTGGGATCGTTCATTGcctgaagatgacgaagtAGCTCTTCATCGCGGGCTGCTGAGATGTTAATTGGCTGTATGTTGGAGGTATGAGGGTAATACGAACCGGTGGGTGTTGAGGTTAACGCCTCGGCATTGCTAGATGATGAATCCTTTATGTCTTGGCGGAGACCTTCGAGGATCAGCGCATCAGCTTTTGTCAGCTGAGGATGGAAGACGATGGTGTCCTCCATGTTGACTGTGTGGCAAATGGCAGAAACAGAGGATATCGTAGTGTGTGCTGCTTTGCAGCAGCAGGTTGAAGGTTGATCGTAGCGCTCAGATAGGGGACCAAAGCTTGAATCGCAAATCCAGGGTCCTCAGctgatggatggattggatgttcTTGCAAGACCCTGAGTTAAAATCGCGAGAAACAGAAAAGTCACCCCTAAATCTGAAATAGAACAACCAATGGCAACATTCCTGGTGAGAAAATCAGTGGAGAAAGCATCTCGCTTCTATCCCTTTTTGGTCCACCGCTCGTTTCTAGGCAATCCCGGAAATAGCCAAGATGATCCCGTCCCGTCTAGACCGTCTTTTCTGTCTGGCTTTAGCCGGGGGTAAAAGGAGGCTGTAAATTGAGATGTCGCCAGTGGCTGCCTGCCACTGGCAATACGGAATAGCTTGTGATGGAGGAGCCCACGGGCCCAATATGGATTCGTTGTTGGGGAACTTGGGGGCGAGAGTTTGGCAGTGATGCAATATCGATATTTCCGGGTGCGTGAATGGTGCCTCGGAACCCGATGGGGTAACGCTTTCTCGTCACTGACTCAATTAAACATCGTGTGGTCTTTTTGGAGTAGAAGTTTTTATGGTGAAAAAAGAATATCGTGTCCTCGTTATCTGTATTCAGCCTCGCCGTACTCCGTGCATATGTACCTATGATCTTGGTCAATTGTGCCCACGCTGAAAATAGAGCAAAAAGCAAAGTGAGGTAAAATCAAGCTTTGACACAAACGTTGATGATTTGGTTCAGCCAATTGATATGTTGGAAGGCAATGGCCCAGAAACATTAATTGAAGTCTTGCCCATGCAACAGGTTTGGCCACCATCCGCGACCCTCCAAAATTGGACAATGCCCGGGTTCTTGGTTCTATAAAGCAGAGCTACAGGGCACTTGCTGGAAGCCTGTGATAGAGCGACAAGCCCAACCATGTCGCAGCTCTATCAGGTGCTGTATTGTCATCAGCTCAGACCTGCTTTGGAGCGCGTTGACGTCGTTCACTGGTATGAAGACCAGCGCGTGCTGGTAGGCAGGCCCTCGACTCCCCCGGAGCGACCCGCTGAACACGTTCCTGTCACAACGGCGGGCGGGTGGCCACAGACCAACGAGCGGTTGGaaaagtaaattttatttGATATCTGGGTCTTTCCAATTGATTAAGTCTATCTAGTCGAGTTTGTGTGTCGTAACATGTCATAGGCTTCAGTGAGCCGTCGTCTAATCTCTCGCCGCCAAATGCCCGTGTCCAATTTCCATGCAGATAAATCCCCGTATCCCTAAAAGTATTATTGAGAAGTGAAAAGTCCATAATGATTTCAATCCAATGCTAATCCAATGAGTCGTTTAGCAGCTGTACTCGATGTACACGCCATTCTTGTCGCTCTGCTCGAGAAACACCTTTGTGTTGCCGTTGGGGTTTCGCAGCGCGGCCTTGAGGTAGACGGTGCTTTTGCAGTCGATGTTACCAACAATATGGGTCTGCGCAGGCAAGTCATCCCAGTTGGTGAAATCAGCTGCGCCGACAGATTCACCAGCAGTGTCAAACTCCTTCGCGGTATTGTAGGTGACGCCCTTGCTGGGGAAGCCAGAGAGCTGCTTGAACTCGGTCAAGGCATCTCCTcccttgacgatgaagagacgCTCGGGCTGCTCGCCCTGCGCCCAACCAAGAGTGCACTTCTTAGCCTCAGCGGGAATGTCCGTGAAGACGAGGAGCTGTTCGATCTGGGATGCGTTGTTGTACGTCGCGACGTTGAAGCCGACGGACTTTTTCGCGACGTCGGGCGAGCCGGGGAATACGCTGTACAGGGCTGAAGGCTCCTGGCGGGTTGCCTTTCCAGTGGAGGGGCAGTTGCCACTTGCGCGGGGTAGTGCTGTAGGTACAGCGCCAGCGACAGCCAAAAGGCAAGTCAGCGCAGTGAATGTGTTGGCGAGGAAATACATTTTGCTTGCAGGTGAATATTCGAAGTAGAGATGAGGTAGCTCTGGAATGTAGACTGGAGCTCGGAACCGGTGGGAAGAATTAAGCATATTTATGAATCACAAATCCCAACCTCCGAGATGATGATCAACCGTGCATCTCAAATCCTCCAGAGCCAAGAATTGGTCCTGTTGATCAGTGCTGCTGATTCGTGGCACAAGCAGGGATCGGGTGCAACTACAGCGAATGGTAAATCAGTGGCGGAGGCTTCTGTGTTTATGCGTACGATGCAGTAACAGCGCACCAAAAGGCCCAAAAATGGAGACCTCTCTGTAATCAGGCGGTCGGGGAACGGCTGCTTCATGCATAACACGTAAAGTATTTCCAATATTGGTCGCTATTTTGGGTCTTGAGGGCATAGCCTTGAGTAACAATAAGCAAATGGCTGAATGAATCGTGAGAGTTTACGGCAGTGAACAGATGTGAGCTCACGTCAAGCTGCAGGTGTCTGAAACAGCGAAACCCCGCAGAGTTACATCAATTCGAAGGCTGGCCAACTTTGTAATCTTATGGCCCGATGGAAATAATGTAGACAAAACACGGCAATTGACCATAATATTCCGTGGTCCAGAGCTCGTCGGCATTTATTGAATCTGCGGGCAACCCGACCGCATGACGGGTTGCTCGTTAACGTCAAGTCATTTCTCCTAAAATACCCATGAATATTGACACAACAGAGAAGCAGACTTAAGGCTTGGCAAACAAAACAAAGTTCATCAGAGGCGTCGACGATGTCCACAGTAAACGAGGCCTTCAGCCCCCAGCCTTCATAAGTATAATCACAACTCCACGTGACATCGAACTCCGCTACAGTGACTGCTCacagtcatcatcttccgtAGTATAGTGGTCAgtatgcaagcttgtcacgctTGAGACCCGGGTTCAATTCCCGGCGGGAGAGTTCCAGCCGCCTGTGAATACAGgcacttttcttttttgcttTTACTCAGATCAATTGATCTCTTTTTGGTTGCATTATCATCTGCAATGTGATGATCTCGAGACAATATGAAGCTTGGCTAGAATGTTTTGTGCTAACAGATAAACTTCAGTAACACGCCACTTTGGCTCTTATCTGATAAGCTTTGACCTGAAGAAATTTTCTCACCTTCGTGTGGTTACCCTGTAATTGGCAATTGTTTTTCATAGACATCTGAGTTTTGTCCCTTGCATGAGAATTGGACATGTTCAATATCTGGCCATAAGTCCAATTGCTTAGTCTTGGTTTTCTCAGTTGCTGCAGAATAATTTCACTGTCTTCTTGCTATTTGTCCTGTCATTCCTCTGGTCTCTTGTTGACAAGCGCAGCGCCTGCGCATTTAACTCAGAGTCAAAACTTGTTGTTTGCTTTCGCTACGAGTTTCGACTATTCCATCCGCCATCATCCCCGATTGGTTTCATTCACTCACCACAATATTCGCAAAATTGTTCAGGATGGACAATTGACTCATGAGGTGAGTGCACCGTTGGCGTGATTCCGTGTcgtgtacggagtatataGACACAGATTTGGAGATCTCCACCAAGACAACGTGGCCGAGTGGTTAAGGCGATGCCCTGCTATCTCTTCTGAGACATCATAGGCATTGTGTTCGCACGCGTAGGTTCGAATCCTGCCGTTGTCGATgtctttttgtcttttggCCATTTTGTTGATCTTTAGAAGCAATTGCGATAATTTTCGCGTTATTGTGTGGTCGTAGTTGTACCGTCTCGGCGCGCGTCCGTCACGGGCCCGACCCGTTGACAATCCAGATGCGACTTCGCCCAAAACTCGATTCAATCCTATATTCTAAAGTCTATTATTATGCTTCTCATGAGAATTTAAATACCTCATCTTCCCTCCACCAACCTCCATCATACAGCCACAAACTCAGTCCTTCAACAGTACCCTTACTCTCTGCATGTCCCTCCTTTAAATAGTCCAGACACTTCTGTACCTCTTCCTTATCATCCTGCTTATTCATGATAGTGTAGTGACCTCTCCATTTCTCTCGTCTATCTTGGTCGCTGAGAAAAGGCTCCCATTTGTCCCTCAATTCACTGCGTATGCTCAAAGCTCTCCTTTGACCAGCATAGAGCTTGATGCCAACGCCCTTCCCCATTTCGTAAACGTCCTGATTCCCAACACCAATTGAGAATCTCGCTGTTCGAGCTGCAATGTTCGCAATATCTGCCTTGACTTCTGATAGCTTGGAACCAGGTAACGCGTGAAACAGAGTGATATGAGCGTCCACCTTGAGCAACTTTGGAGGAAACCATTGTCTTCGCAGTGCAGTCATTTCATCATGGTGTCGCTTGTCGGTAAGAAGTGTCAGGATGTAgagcttttcttcttcatttgaCCCCTTCGGAATATGAGCCTCGCGACGTTGGTACTGGAGGCCGCTGGACTGGTGCAACTCTGCTGTGCTTGTTTGTGCGATGGGGCCGCGTCTTGCAATGGGATGCGTCGCAGGGACTGTCGTGACTGTCATCGCGGATTGGCCGAGGCTTCTCAAAGTGCAAGGATATCTAGATAACCTCATTTGTATAAAGAAGACATGGAAAATTCTGTTGAAATATGTTTAATGCGAAAATCTAGCACGCGAAAGTCCTGGTATGAGGTGTTGACGTCAACGACCCAAACCTGATACCTAGCGTGTTCTTTACAGCTTTCATTTTTCTGGCAGATCTCTATGACGCAGGGAATTACTATCATTCGATCACAGACAACGTTTTTGAGGCCAAACAAGTATGTATCGCGATGCGATGGTCTGCACACATGGCTGAACGCGCTGTTTCCTCACAGAACTGATTGCTTGTTACTCAGAACATGGAGCTACCTGAAGGTTACCAATGGGCTGTCTGGCTAATTCAGAGCTTTCCGAATTGATACAAAACATTGATGAATTCTTGCGATAATATGTCTTGATGCTCGTTATTCGAGAGTCTTGCTGGCAAGGTCCATCTGCAAAGCCTCAAAAGGGTGCCCTTGGAGCACCAAAGGGTCGCAATCCTGGCAATGTCGTCATGCAGTCTGCCAATCACAGATTGAGCTATTTTTGACTCATGCTTGTCAGATAATAGCGTTCCAGAACATATTCGCTTTGTCCAAAATGAGCTAGCTTTGCGCTTTTCTGATATTTATCGTGACTGACCCAATGAACAAGCGATATGGGTCTTGCAGACGGACCAAGATCCCTTATGGGCTTCAGGGCTGAATGGTATCGGTGCACCTGCCTAAGACGGGGCGAACCTTTGAGTGGACAGGTAGTACGATGGCGAGCTGTCACGATTCTCACTATTCTCTGCTCTTGGGTATAAGTAGTATCAT harbors:
- a CDS encoding hypothetical protein (EggNog:ENOG41), yielding MTVTTVPATHPIARRGPIAQTSTAELHQSSGLQYQRREAHIPKGSNEEEKLYILTLLTDKRHHDEMTALRRQWFPPKLLKVDAHITLFHALPGSKLSEVKADIANIAARTARFSIGVGNQDVYEMGKGVGIKLYAGQRRALSIRSELRDKWEPFLSDQDRREKWRGHYTIMNKQDDKEEVQKCLDYLKEGHAESKGTVEGLSLWLYDGGWWREDEVFKFS
- a CDS encoding hypothetical protein (EggNog:ENOG41), which gives rise to MLNSSHRFRAPVYIPELPHLYFEYSPASKMYFLANTFTALTCLLAVAGAVPTALPRASGNCPSTGKATRQEPSALYSVFPGSPDVAKKSVGFNVATYNNASQIEQLLVFTDIPAEAKKCTLGWAQGEQPERLFIVKGGDALTEFKQLSGFPSKGVTYNTAKEFDTAGESVGAADFTNWDDLPAQTHIVGNIDCKSTVYLKAALRNPNGNTKVFLEQSDKNGVYIEYSC